TCACCTGTCCCGACTCGGCGAGATCCATCGCCTGCCGGACCACCACCCGTCGTTCCGCCTCGCTCCCCTCGAACGCCTCGGCGAGCGCGCGGTCGAGTTCGTCGGCGTTCACGTCTGGAGTGAGGGGACGAGGACATTTCAACCCGCGCTGAGCACGGACTCTCGTTCGCTCACCGCCGCGAGTGAGGCGCTCGGCACCGTTCGATCGTTTGAGGGAATCGCTGTGGGCGACGGTGTGACCACACAGTACCCGGTGCGCAGTTCGAATCCTCGCGCACCGAAGCGCCTGCGGCGCTTCGGGCCTTCACTCGCTTCGATCGTGAAGACCTCCCCAGCCGGGTGCTCGCGGACGAACGGCTCGAAACGACAGAGCCGCTTCGGCGGTGTGGTACCCCCACCCTGGCAACCGCGCGGTCCTCTCACACGCGATTCGACCCGGACAACCGGCACACGCTGAGGACGTTGTCCCGCCACCCTTGCGACTGCAGGGGCTCTCGCTCCGTCCTCGTCCGCGTCGTTTCGCAAGTCGTGTCCCAAGTTATCGCCCATCTAGCCGGATGCCGTCGTTGCGGACGGTGCTGACAGTGCTGGTGTGGTGAACCCGAAACGGGTCACCGTCTCGCTGTCACCGATCGCTCACGTCGCTCGTCCGTTCACTCCCACCACTCGCTCCGCCGCTCCTCGTAGGAGGCGTCGCGGAACGGCGGCGGTCTCTCCGCGTCGGTCTCGGCACCGAACGCCGTGGCGAGCCAGTAGCCGACGTGCCAGCCGACGGCGTCCGTGTCGAGTCCGACGACGGTCACGGTGAACTGCGAGTAGCGCTCGCTGGCCCCGTCGCCGTCGGGATCAGGGCCACGGCTCGACCCGCAGGAGCCCGACCCTTCGGAACACGCCGCCGATTCGGCGTACCGGACCACGAGTTCGGCGTCGGGGTCGTCGACGACGCGGAACGTGAGCTCTCGATCCGTCGGCGCGCCGCGCTCGTAGTAGTCGAGTGCCTCGCGCACCTGCTCGCGGGCGGCCCCGGGATCGGGCGCGTCCGCGACGTCGACGTAGACGGTGAACTCGCCGTCGGCCCACGGGAAGTCGCGCTCGGTCGCGTTCGGCTGGGGCAAGGTGGTGAGCGTCACGCCGGTCCGCATCACGTCCTGGGGCTCGTCGTCGTGGCCCAACCCGAGCGTGTGGCCGAGTTCGTGTTGGACGACCTGGACGGTCGACGCGTCCGAGAGCCCGGTCTTGATCTCGACGGTGACCGGCCGGTCGATCTGCCCCGCGGCGGTGATGTACGGCGCGCAGCCGGCGGTGTCGTGGCTGTCATCACAGCCCGTGATCTCGTCCTGGAACCGGACCACGACGTCCGGGTTCGCCGCGTCCGGGCGGACCTCGTACTCCACTCCGTAGCCGGCGTACCGCGTCGCGTTCGCCTCCCAGTACGCCGTCGCCGTCCGAACCAGGGGGACGACGTCGCGTCCGGCCGGACCGTCGACGGCCACGACGATCGGATCGGACCCCCACGGGCTTCGGCTGTCGGTGGTCGCCTGCCCGCCTTCGGCGGAGCCGTCGCTTCCGGGATCGCTGTCGACCGCCGTCGCGGCGGTGGGACTCGCCCCCGAACTCGGGCGGTCGTTGTCGGCGAGACCGCCCGATCCGAACGACGGTCCCAGACAGCCGGCGAGGACGACCGCGAGGAGGAAGGCGACGACGAGGGAGGAGCGAACCATCCCTCCGATCTGGGAGGCGGAGACGCAAATCCCTTTGGCCCCGGCTCTCACGGCTGGGAACGGCTCGACCGGGCGCGCGTCCGGTCAGTCCGACGCCGGCGTACCGCCCGACTCGGACGCCTCGTCGGTCGCCCCGTCGTCGACGAGGGTCGGCGTCTCGGGCGTGACGTCGGCGAGTCGCATCGCGTTGCCGGTGACGCCCAGGCTCATCCCCATGTCACCGACGACGATCGCGTGGATGACCGACACGAGGCCGAGCGGCGCGCCGACGGCGAGGACGGCCTTGACAGCCAGCGACGACCAGACGTTCTGTCGGATGACCCGACTCGTCCGCCGGGAGAGGGTGACGAGGTACGGGACCCGCACGAGGTCGTCGCTCATCAGCGCGACGTCGGCCGTCTCGATCGCCGTGTCGGTGCCCGCGGCACCCATCGCAACGCCGACCGAGGCCGTGGCGAGCGCGGGCGCGTCGTTGACGCCGTCGCCGACCATCGCGACCGGCCCGTGGTCGGCCGCGAGCCGCGACACCGTATCGACCTTCTCCTCCGGGAGCAGGTCGGCGTGGACCTCGTCGACGCCCACCGCCTCGCCGATGACCCGGGCCGTGCGCTCGTTGTCGCCGGTGAGCATCGCGGTCCGGACGCCGAACTCGCGGAGGCGGGCGACCGTCCAGCGTGCTTCGGGGCGGACGGTGTCGGCGACGGCGACGACGCCTTCCAACTCCGACTCGGTCCCGACGAGCACGACCGAGGCACCCCGCGCCTGGAGCCGCGGCACGACGTCCTCGGCGAGGTCGACGTACGTCCCCTCGTCGTGGTCACAGCGGCGGGTCTGGAGCCCTCCGTCGGTCCGGAGGTCGGCGTCGAGGTGTGCGTGCCCGAGGTCGAAGCCGAGGTCGGCGAACAGCGCAGGCTTGCCTGCGTAGTGGGTGACACCGTCCAGGTCAGCTTTCACGCCCTTGCCGGGGATCGACTCGAACGCCGTGATCGCGCGCTCGTCGACCCCGCGGTCGTCGGCGTGGTCAACGATCGCCGCCGCGATCGGGTGTTCGCTCCGCGCTTCGAGCGCCCGGGCACAGGCGAGGAGCTCGTCTTTATCCCTGTCACCGAGCGGCACGGCGTCCGTGACGCTCAGCTCTCCGGTGGTGAGCGTGCCGGTCTTGTCGAACGCCACGACGTCGACGTCGGCCATCGCTTCGAGTCGGTCGCCGCCCTTGACGAGGACGCCGTTGCGCGCGGCGCTCGTCACGGCCGAGACGACCGAGACCGGCGTCGAGATGACGAACGCGCAGGGGCAGGCGACGACCAGCAGCGTGAGGCCGCGGACGAACCAGGTCTCGAACGGCGCGCCGACGACGAGGGGCGGGCCGAACGCCGTGAGGAGCGCCCCACTGACGATGACCGGCGTGTAGTACCGCGCGAACCGGTCGATGTACCGTTCGTGGTCGGTCCGGGCCTCCTCGGCGTCGGCGACCAACTCGACCACCTGCGCCAGCGTCGACTCGCTCGCGGTGGCGGACGCCTCGACCTCGAGGTAGCCCTCGGCGACGATGCTGCCGGCGTACACTTCGGCGTCCGGAGCCTTGTCCACCGGGACGGACTCGCCCGTGATCGGCGACTCGTCGACCGCGCTCTCCCCGTCGGCGACGACGCCGTCCACGGGAACGCGCTCGCCCGGACGAACCACGACGCGTTCCCCGACGGTGACGTCGTCGACCGGGACGACCCGTTCGTCACCGTCGCGGAGGACCGTCGCGGTGTCCGGCGAGAGGTCGACGAGCGCCTGCATCGACGAGCGGGCGCGGTCCATCGAGAACCGCTCCAGCAACTCGGCGACCGAGTACAACACGGCCAGCGTCGCCGCCTCGAACGGGAGGTCGACCGCGAGCGCCGCGACGACGCCGACGCCCATCAGGAGGTCGACGTCGAGCGAGCGGGTGCGCACCGAGTAGTAACCGTTGCGGAGGATGGCCTGCCCGGCGACGAGAGCGGCGAGCACGAGCGCGAGCCACGCGACGGTGATCTCGCGACTGCCGACGGTCCCCACCAGCGGGTCGACGGCAGGCACGACGTACTCCAAGCTCCCGCCGGCCAGGAGCAACGCCGCCCCGACCCCGGTCTTCAGGGCGCGTCGCGACCGCCAGACGTCCCGCGAACCCGCGGCGTCGTCTGCGTCGGCCTCGACGGTGTACCCCGACTGTTCGACGGCGGCGACGACATCCCCCCGCGAGGCACGTGTGGGGTCGACCGTGACGACGAGGGTCCCCGACGCCGGACGGGTCTCGACGGTTTGGATCCCGCCGACCGTCGAGAGGCCGTTCTCGACCTTCCCGGCGCAGGAGGGGCAGTCCATCTCCGGCACGGACAGCGTCAGCCGCTCGTCGGTCTCGACGGCGTACCCCGCCCCCTCGACGGCTCGATGGATCGCCGCCGGCGCGGTTTCGTGGTCGTCGTAGCGGACGACGAGCGTCCCCGACGTCGGACGGGTCTCGACCGACCGAACCCCGTCGACGGTCGCGAGCGCCTTCTCGACCTTCCCGGCACAGGAGGGACAGTCCATCTCCGGGACCGAGAGCGTGCGCTCGGTCCCCCCGCCGGAGCCGTCGCTCGAACGGCGTGCGTGGGACGACCCGGTGGTCTCCGTCGCCGCGGTGTCGGCCGCGTCGACGGAACACCCGTCGTCACAGCCGCACTCGCCGGCACCGTCGCCCTCACCGTTGTTCATACGCCACGGTAACGGACGGTCGGTTATTAATTCACCTATCACAATTCCGGCCAAGAGTGCGAATTTTTGCTAATCAAACCAAAGTAGGTTAATAACCCGGCCGGTCGCTGTCGCTCGCGGGGCGTGAGCGGCTGAGAGGAGTAAGCCCCCTTCTGTTCGTCCCGGCATTCGGCTGAGCGTCCGCGTCCTGTCCCGGGGGGACCCGGGGGCACGTCGGGGAGCGCCCGACAGCGCCGTCCGGACTACCTGATGGCGCGGACTTGCACCGGTGAGGATTCGCCGTTCCATCCGTTCTCGACCCGCGGCTCGCGGGCGGTGCCCGCTCGCAGACGAGGGACGACCGTCCCTCGCAGCCCTCGGTGGGTTAACTCCCCTCCCTCGCGGTCGGGTTCGCACCCCGGTCGGCGGTGCCGACGCGGGGGATACACCTCATCGGTCGGGCCGAGGGGTCTCGTTTCTGTTCCAGAGCCAGCCGTCTCCGACTCCGGGCTTGCGCCCGGTCACCTGTCCGGACGGTGGGGGGACTTTCCTCATGGCCACCTGTGTAGCCACGGGAGCCGGGCTCTCTCTGCCACCCGTCCGTAGCGCCGACTGGCGGTTAAGCCGTTCGGTGTCGTCGAAACGGGTCGGGGCCGGCCCGCGCTTCGATCGGGCGCGGCCGACGGAAACCCTCACGATTCTTCTCGTGTGAAAGGAAGGGTTCAAGTCGCCAGGCTTCCTCTGGATGGGTATGTCGGAGGCGCAGACCGTTCGCCTTACATACGAGGATGGGGCGCGTGCGGTCGAACTGGCCAGGGAATCCGTCGAATCGTACGTTTTGCACGGCCAACGGGAACAACCGGGGAGCATGCGTGACGCCTTCTACGCGCGAACCGGTGCGTTCGTCCGCCTCCAGTCGACGCGCGGGCGGGGTCGCCTCCGTGGTTGTGCCGGCGCGTACCGAGGCAAGGACCAACTCGGACACGCCATCGTCGACGCGGCCATCCAGGCCGCGTCGGGCGACTCCTGTGGTTCGGAAATCGAAGCGCAGGAACTCCCGCATCTGAACATCTCCGTCTGCGTCGTCTGTAACCATCTTCTCACTAACGATCCCCTCGCCGACCTCGAGCTCGGCCGCCACGGGGTCGCCGTCGACAGCGGCGGGAAACACGGCTGGCTCTACCCCACGATCCCCGTCGAGAACGACTGGTCGAAAGAGGAGTACCTCACCCGCGTCTGCCGCAAGGCCAAGCTCTCGCCCTTCGCCTGGCAGACCGACGAGACGATGGTGACGCTGTTCGAGGGCCAGGTCTTCCGCGAGCGCAACGACGGCGGGAGCGTCGAAGAGCTGTAAACCCAGCTTTTTACTGCGGGGCCTCGGCCGCCTCCGGCGGCCTCGACCCACTCGCAAAAAGCTGGATCAAAAACTCCGCCCGAAGTACGCAAGCGAAGCGAGCGCACGGAGGGCGGTCGCTGTGCCCGTGCGGACTTTCAGTTCGAATCCATCCTCTCCTACGCCGTCCAACGACGCTTCTGCCCCCGGGTTCAGCCGCCGAGGACGACCATCGCGGCAAACCCGAAGACGGCGACCCCGACTCCGTAGCAGCAGTTTGCTGTCGACCGTCAGCTATCGGTCTCGTTCGACATGACGGCCCAGTATATCTCCCACGAGGGAGACGGTGCGACATGGTCGACGTAGGCGAACCCGCCCCTGATTTCACCGTGCCCCGCGCCGGCGGCACGGCGTACGACGATGTCGAGACGTTCACGCTGTCCGAGACGTTCGGCGACGGACCGATCGTCCTCGCCTTCTACCCGGCCGCCTTCACCAGCGGCTGTACCGCCGAGATGTGTGCGTTCCGGGACTCGATGGACTCCTTCGACGACCTCGACGCGGGAGTGTACGGGATCAGCGTCGACCTCCCGTTCGCCCAGAACGTCTGGATCCAGCGCGAGCGACTGAACTTCCCGATGCTCTCGGACTGGACCCACGACGTCGTCCACGCGTACGACGTGGTGCGCGACGACATGTACGGGAGTATCGAGGTGGCGAAGCGGAGCGTCTTCGTCCTCGATTCCGACGGCGTGGTCCGCTACCGGTGGGTCCGCGACGGCGACAACCCCGACTTCGAGGCGTTCGTCTCGACCGTGAGGGACGTGGTCGCGGAACTGGTCGCGGGCGACGAACCGGCGTAGGCCGATGGGGTCGGTTCAGCCGTCTTCGTCGCCGTAGCCACACAGCGCCGCGTCCGCCTCGGCCCGCGCCGCGGCGGCGTCGATACCGAGGTCGACCCCGTCGACGAGTTCACCGTCGCGGATGAGTGGTTCGAGGAGCGCCTCGCCGTCGTCGGGTGCGGGGTCGTCCCGCCGCCGGATCAGGTGTTCGCCGTCGGGCGTCCGGTACACCTCCTTGACGCCGCCGAGTTTCCCGCGTTTCGCCCCCGCGGTTCCGTCGACCTCGACGATGTCGAGCGCGAAGTCGACCGGGTCGGCGTTCGAGACGTAGCCGCCGACGCCGAAGCCGTCAGCGACGTCACGGAGGCCGCGGAGCTGGACGGGGTCGAGACCGCCACTGGCGAAGATCCCCACGTCGTCGAACCCCTCGCTGTCGAGCGCCCACCGCACCTCCCGGAGGATGTGCCGGAAGTCGCCCCGCCTGGAGGAGGTGGTGTCGAGGCGGACGCTGTCGAGGGCGTCGACCGCCCGCGCGGCCCGGAGGCTCTCGTCGACCTCGTCGCTGTAGGTGTCACAGAGCGCGACACGGGGAACGTCGTCACCGACGCTCTCGTCGAACGCGCGCCACGCCGTCTCTTGGTTGCCGGGCCCGAAACAGATGACGAGCGCGTGGGGCATTGTCCCCGAGGCCTCCCTTCCGAGTACCTCCCCGGCGGCCACGTGCGAGAAGCCGTCGAGGCCGGCGACGAGGGCGCTCCGTTCGACCATCGCGGCGATCGACGGGTGGACGTGCCGCGCCCCGAACGAGAGCACGAGCGAGTCGGGTGCCGCCGTTCGAACGTCGAGCGCGGCGGTGGCGACGCCGCTGGCGTGACTGAGAAAGCCGAGCAACGAGGTCTCGTAGCGGGCGAAGTCGAGGTACCGGCCCGAGATGCGCATCACGGGACCGCCGTCGAACAGCCGACCCGCGGGGACGGCGTCGACGTCGACGGCCAGTCCCCCGAGGAGCGTCGCGGCGTCCTTCACGCCCGCGAGGAGCTCGAACCCTCCATCGGAGAACTGATCGGCGGTCACCTCCGCGACGACGTGGGGGTTGCGACCGGCCGCCTCGAGCGTCTCCGCCGTGCGCTCGAAGTACGCGTCGGTCGCCCGTCCCGCCGCGATGGCGTCGGGCCCCACGATGTCGAAGTCGGTCATACGCGTCGTTGCGAGCGGGACGTGAAAAGTTCACTCGTTCAGTCCTCGACTTCGAAGAGGAATCGTCTTCGAGGCGGGTACGCCGAACCGTGCTTCTGTGAGATCCTGCGCGCCGATAGCCACGCTGATGCGGTGGCGCGACGGCCGCGGCGCTGGCCCGTTCCCGTGAGGGGTCCGAACGGAGGCCAGCGAGCCCGGTGTCTCGCCCGGCGATCCGGCGCGAGCGATGAGCGAGCGGAGCGAGGGAAGTGCGGGGCCCGGAGCGTCCCGCTGGGCGTGCGAGGTACGAGGGGCGGAGTCACCGAGAGACGTGAAAGCGCTCGGATTCGGAACTACCCGCCGAGGAGGTGTTTTCGGCGGTGACCTCTTGCGCTCGGTCTACCCACTCGTGATCCGGGAACGGGGCTGGCTTCACGTCGTACGTGTAACGGTAGTTGCGTTCGCCTGCATCGAGTGTAACATCGAACGCGTAGACCACTCCGGCTTCGACCCCAAGCCGGAGTGTCCCGTTGACGACTGGTGGGGCGCGGGTGTCCGTGCGGCTACCAGTCGCTCGGTAGGTAACGACACGGACACCGTGATGCGTCGTCGTGTCGGTGGCTTCCCAGGTGTACGCGTGGAGAACGGTCGGGTGGCGCCCGAGGTTCGTGGGAGCGACGCTTCCGTAGTGCCGGTCGTACCGGTAGTACGCGTCGGTGGCCTCGTGGTAGACGAAGGTGCCGTCCGATTCGAGTTGCTCGCGTTCGCGTGCTGAGACACCATCGGCCGGCTGGACGAACGCGTACGTCGAACCGTTCAGGTAGACCCTGGCATCGTTCCAACGCTCGCCGACGATCTCGCCCGTGGAGGAATTGATGTAGTAGTTCCCTTCCACGAGTGGGCGCTCAGACGGCGCCGTGTAGACGACTGCATACGACGCCCAGTGCTCTCGAGGGCTGTGTGAGACGTTCCTGTCGTCGGCGTTGAGCGCCGAGAAGTTGACGTGGTCCGGCCCAGTCCCTTCGGGGTACTCTCGATCGGAACTCGGGGATGGTGTACCGTCGAACGGCGTCACAGGCCCGACACAGCCGGCCAGAGCGACTGTCGTAGCCAAGAGAACGATCGTAGGGTGTCGTTTCATCGTTTTGTCGAGACACTCCGAACGGGCGGAGAATAATGATCCTGCTAGGTCAAATAGTCACTGCAGTCCTGTTGAAACCCTCGCCTGAATAGCGGGCGCGAATCCGCGGTGTGGGTAGGGTCGACCCCGATCGAAGAATCGCTACCACAGTCGACAGACTTACCATTTTACCAACTGTCGTCCGTGCCATGTCACGCCCGCTGAGCGACGCCCTCCACGGCCAGCAGCTTCGAGACGCCCTGTTCGTACTCGGCGCGACCGGTGGATTCCTCTTTGTTGCGGGGTTCTTGGGCTACGGTAACTTCGCAACAACACTCCCCGGTGTGGTATTACTCGTGCTGATCGGGTCTCTCGGGTTCTGGCTGAGCCGATCGGTGAAGTAGCATACGCGACTTTGCGGCCGTTCTGCAGAACGGTTCTTCGAAACGAACACCGGTGCCGCGACGAATGCACCCGCTGGATACAACACCGCGCTGGTCTCGATCGTGGGCGACTCCGACGTGACCGACGTGACCGACGGGCCGTTCAGCGCGGGCGGACGTCGCCCAGATCGCTGCTCGTGGGCGCGTTGACGATCACGACCCGCGTACCCGAGCGGGTGACGCGGAACGCGTCGGCGTACGGCCCCTCCGAGACGACCCAGACGCGGTCGGCCTCCTGGGTCGCACCCTGGGCGCGGAGGACCGCCCGGTAGGCCTCGTGGAACTCACGGGCGTCCGCCGTGGAGTCCCACTCGGTCACCCAGACGTAGCCGTACTCCGCCGCGGAACCCGAGCCCTTGTGGTAGGGGAAGACGCGGTCGTTCGCCCAGCCGGTCGAGGGTTCGGCGGCGTAGTTGTACGTGTCGTAGTCGCTGTCGGTATCGAACAGCCCGCGGGGGTCGACCGTCTCGGCGTCAGCCGAGCGCGCTTGGTTCCACAACATGGCGTAGATCGACGCCTCGCCGACCGTGTCCGATCCCTCGACGCCCTGGTCGGGGTAGAGCGCCCAGCCGTTCCGTGCGCGGTCGGTGTACTCGATCGGCACCGGCTCCTCGTCGGTGACGTGGATGATCTGCTCGGTCGACTCCGGAGGTGCGTCGAACTCGGCGTTGACGGCGTCCCAGCCGCCGTTTTCCTTCCGCGAACTGACGTACACCGGGCCGTCTGAGTACGGCTGGAAGACGGTCAGGAGGATTCCCAGGTCCGGCTGTGGACCGTCCGATCCGCCGCTCTGTGCGGGGGTCGCGACGCACTCCCACTCGCCACTCGCACACCGCCGGGTGTACTCGCGCTGGACGTAGTTGGCGTCGCCCTCGATGAGTCCGTCGATGGCGAGGTCGCCGTCCTGCGTGTCGCCGCGGTACCGCGCGGAGGTGAGGTTGAACCGCTGGTCCTGGGCGGCGTGGACCAGTTCGTGGATGAGCGTCGAGTTGCGGATGACGGGCGAGTCGGGCGTCTCGGTGATGACCTTGATCTCGTCGTCGACGGGCGCGTAGAAGCCGACGACGGAGCTCCCCTGGGTGTCAGAGAGCTGTCGCTGGACGTTCTCGTCCTCGCCGGAGATGAAAAGCGCCTCCCACACCTGGTTGTTCCAGGCGGCGAACTCGCTCTCGGCGGGTGTGGGCACCTCGCTCGACCCGTTTCTGTACTCCGAGCGGGCGATGATCTCGACGGGGACCTCGGACTCGAACTCGATGTCGCGGAGGTACTCCACGCGGGCCATCGACCGGCCGACGAATGCGTCGAGTTCCGCGTCCGAGAGCCCGTCGGACTGGTCGACGTCGATCGACTCGTTGTACCAGTAGCCCGCCTCCCAGCCGAGCCGGTCGGTCTCGGGATCGGCGGGGGCGTCCGCGGACGCGCCGCCGCTCCCCCCGTCCGCCTCGTCGCCGCTGATCGCGGGCGGTCCGTCCACGAACGGTGCCGAACAGCCGGACAAGACGACGAGGACGACGACGAAGAGCGCGGAGGCGTGGGACCGCTTCATACCGACTGCATGGGTCGGACGTTCAAGAAGCTTGTCGGCGTCGTCACTCGGGCCCGGAAGGCTTAGTCACGGGGACCCAGTACGGGAGGTATGGACGGCCACGGTGGGCACTCCGCGACGCGAACCCGGCGCGACACGGTTCGCTTCTACCTGATCGACCACCGGACGGCGGCGGGCAAGGCGATCGACGTCTGTCTGCTCCTGTTGAACCTGGTGTTCATCGGCATCTTCGTCGCCGAGACGTATCCGCTCTCGCCGGGCCAACGCGCCGCCCTCTGGGCCGCCGAGGTGGTGATCGCCGCCGTCTTCACCGCCGAGTACGTGCTGCGGCTGTACGGCGCGCGGAACCGGCTCGCGGAGGCGACGAACCCGTACACGGTCGTCGACCTGCTCTCGATCCTCCCGACGTTCGCCGTCTTCGCGGGGCCGGGCGTCATCGCCGGTGCCGGCGGCCTCGGCGTCCTCCGACTGCTCCGCGTCGTCCGGGTGCTCCGCTTCTTCCGCTTCACCCGCGACGAGGAGTTCTTCTTCGGGGCGGTCTCCGTCGAGACGCTCCGGGTGGTGAAACTACTCATGACCGTCGCCGCGATCTTCTTCGTCTCGGCGGGGCTGTTCTACGACTTCGAA
This Salinigranum marinum DNA region includes the following protein-coding sequences:
- a CDS encoding heavy metal translocating P-type ATPase codes for the protein MNNGEGDGAGECGCDDGCSVDAADTAATETTGSSHARRSSDGSGGGTERTLSVPEMDCPSCAGKVEKALATVDGVRSVETRPTSGTLVVRYDDHETAPAAIHRAVEGAGYAVETDERLTLSVPEMDCPSCAGKVENGLSTVGGIQTVETRPASGTLVVTVDPTRASRGDVVAAVEQSGYTVEADADDAAGSRDVWRSRRALKTGVGAALLLAGGSLEYVVPAVDPLVGTVGSREITVAWLALVLAALVAGQAILRNGYYSVRTRSLDVDLLMGVGVVAALAVDLPFEAATLAVLYSVAELLERFSMDRARSSMQALVDLSPDTATVLRDGDERVVPVDDVTVGERVVVRPGERVPVDGVVADGESAVDESPITGESVPVDKAPDAEVYAGSIVAEGYLEVEASATASESTLAQVVELVADAEEARTDHERYIDRFARYYTPVIVSGALLTAFGPPLVVGAPFETWFVRGLTLLVVACPCAFVISTPVSVVSAVTSAARNGVLVKGGDRLEAMADVDVVAFDKTGTLTTGELSVTDAVPLGDRDKDELLACARALEARSEHPIAAAIVDHADDRGVDERAITAFESIPGKGVKADLDGVTHYAGKPALFADLGFDLGHAHLDADLRTDGGLQTRRCDHDEGTYVDLAEDVVPRLQARGASVVLVGTESELEGVVAVADTVRPEARWTVARLREFGVRTAMLTGDNERTARVIGEAVGVDEVHADLLPEEKVDTVSRLAADHGPVAMVGDGVNDAPALATASVGVAMGAAGTDTAIETADVALMSDDLVRVPYLVTLSRRTSRVIRQNVWSSLAVKAVLAVGAPLGLVSVIHAIVVGDMGMSLGVTGNAMRLADVTPETPTLVDDGATDEASESGGTPASD
- a CDS encoding redoxin domain-containing protein; the encoded protein is MVDVGEPAPDFTVPRAGGTAYDDVETFTLSETFGDGPIVLAFYPAAFTSGCTAEMCAFRDSMDSFDDLDAGVYGISVDLPFAQNVWIQRERLNFPMLSDWTHDVVHAYDVVRDDMYGSIEVAKRSVFVLDSDGVVRYRWVRDGDNPDFEAFVSTVRDVVAELVAGDEPA
- a CDS encoding Hvo_1808 family surface protein, whose protein sequence is MKRSHASALFVVVLVVLSGCSAPFVDGPPAISGDEADGGSGGASADAPADPETDRLGWEAGYWYNESIDVDQSDGLSDAELDAFVGRSMARVEYLRDIEFESEVPVEIIARSEYRNGSSEVPTPAESEFAAWNNQVWEALFISGEDENVQRQLSDTQGSSVVGFYAPVDDEIKVITETPDSPVIRNSTLIHELVHAAQDQRFNLTSARYRGDTQDGDLAIDGLIEGDANYVQREYTRRCASGEWECVATPAQSGGSDGPQPDLGILLTVFQPYSDGPVYVSSRKENGGWDAVNAEFDAPPESTEQIIHVTDEEPVPIEYTDRARNGWALYPDQGVEGSDTVGEASIYAMLWNQARSADAETVDPRGLFDTDSDYDTYNYAAEPSTGWANDRVFPYHKGSGSAAEYGYVWVTEWDSTADAREFHEAYRAVLRAQGATQEADRVWVVSEGPYADAFRVTRSGTRVVIVNAPTSSDLGDVRPR
- a CDS encoding TIGR00296 family protein, giving the protein MSEAQTVRLTYEDGARAVELARESVESYVLHGQREQPGSMRDAFYARTGAFVRLQSTRGRGRLRGCAGAYRGKDQLGHAIVDAAIQAASGDSCGSEIEAQELPHLNISVCVVCNHLLTNDPLADLELGRHGVAVDSGGKHGWLYPTIPVENDWSKEEYLTRVCRKAKLSPFAWQTDETMVTLFEGQVFRERNDGGSVEEL
- a CDS encoding nicotinate phosphoribosyltransferase, which gives rise to MTDFDIVGPDAIAAGRATDAYFERTAETLEAAGRNPHVVAEVTADQFSDGGFELLAGVKDAATLLGGLAVDVDAVPAGRLFDGGPVMRISGRYLDFARYETSLLGFLSHASGVATAALDVRTAAPDSLVLSFGARHVHPSIAAMVERSALVAGLDGFSHVAAGEVLGREASGTMPHALVICFGPGNQETAWRAFDESVGDDVPRVALCDTYSDEVDESLRAARAVDALDSVRLDTTSSRRGDFRHILREVRWALDSEGFDDVGIFASGGLDPVQLRGLRDVADGFGVGGYVSNADPVDFALDIVEVDGTAGAKRGKLGGVKEVYRTPDGEHLIRRRDDPAPDDGEALLEPLIRDGELVDGVDLGIDAAAARAEADAALCGYGDEDG
- a CDS encoding potassium channel family protein, whose product is MDGHGGHSATRTRRDTVRFYLIDHRTAAGKAIDVCLLLLNLVFIGIFVAETYPLSPGQRAALWAAEVVIAAVFTAEYVLRLYGARNRLAEATNPYTVVDLLSILPTFAVFAGPGVIAGAGGLGVLRLLRVVRVLRFFRFTRDEEFFFGAVSVETLRVVKLLMTVAAIFFVSAGLFYDFEHAVNPRVRTFGDAFYFTVVTLSTVGFGDITPATEAGRWVTIAAILAGIILIPWQASKIVREWTHKDRQNVACPDCGLEYHDADASHCKACGHVIYQEHDSRE
- a CDS encoding matrixin family metalloprotease; its protein translation is MVRSSLVVAFLLAVVLAGCLGPSFGSGGLADNDRPSSGASPTAATAVDSDPGSDGSAEGGQATTDSRSPWGSDPIVVAVDGPAGRDVVPLVRTATAYWEANATRYAGYGVEYEVRPDAANPDVVVRFQDEITGCDDSHDTAGCAPYITAAGQIDRPVTVEIKTGLSDASTVQVVQHELGHTLGLGHDDEPQDVMRTGVTLTTLPQPNATERDFPWADGEFTVYVDVADAPDPGAAREQVREALDYYERGAPTDRELTFRVVDDPDAELVVRYAESAACSEGSGSCGSSRGPDPDGDGASERYSQFTVTVVGLDTDAVGWHVGYWLATAFGAETDAERPPPFRDASYEERRSEWWE